A window from Primulina huaijiensis isolate GDHJ02 chromosome 11, ASM1229523v2, whole genome shotgun sequence encodes these proteins:
- the LOC140988126 gene encoding uncharacterized protein has product MDTGILCLVCIFLISDTNVSGKPSSKTIKESKKLDYQDIDTAFPASTQRDTAPGYVPIVNPTTPGTTPIENPTSPAPPTISGPITTPPTSSSGSWCIANPTASQTALQVALDYACGYGVADCSAIQPGALCYDPNTLRDHASYAFNDYYQKNPISTSCEFGGAAQLSYTDPSHGNCRYVLSTSTPTTTPITTPTTTPAIPMPPSITTPINPYTPGVGNGFGSEPTGYDYGTEPTGPPSSAETVSHSLPLPAIMTSLIWTVSVASYL; this is encoded by the exons ATGGATACCGGAATACTCTGTCTGGTCTGCATTTTCCTCATCTCGG atacaaatgtATCAGGAAAACCATCATCGAAAACCATCAAAGAAAGTAAAAAACTTGACTATCAAGATATCGACACGGCGTTTCCAGCTAGTACCCAGAGAGATACAGCTCCGGGGTATGTTCCCATTGTCAATCCTACAACACCAGGCACAACTCCTATCGAAAATCCAACCAGCCCAGCTCCACCAACCATCTCAGGGCCAATTACAACACCACCTACATCATCAAGTGGGTCATGGTGCATCGCCAATCCCACTGCCTCGCAAACTGCTTTACAGGTAGCTTTGGACTATGCATGTGGCTACGGAGTAGCAGACTGTTCAGCAATTCAACCTGGTGCACTTTGCTATGATCCCAATACGCTGCGTGACCATGCTTCTTATGCTTTTAATGACTACTACCAGAAGAATCCAATTTCCACTAGCTGTGAATTTGGAGGAGCCGCACAGCTGTCTTACACCGACCCAA GTCATGGGAACTGTCGTTACGTATTATCCACCAGCACCCCCACGACAACACCCATAACAACACCCACAACTACTCCCGCAATTCCAATGCCGCCCAG CATAACTACGCCTATCAATCCTTACACACCAGGAGTGGGAAATGGCTTTGGTTCAGAACCAACGGGCTATGATTATGGTACCGAACCAACAGGCCCTCCAAGTTCAGCAGAGACCGTATCACACAGCCTACCGCTACCCGCCATCATGACCTCTCTCATATGGACAGTTTCTGTTGCCAGTTATCTCTAG